The sequence below is a genomic window from Nostoc flagelliforme CCNUN1.
GGGGCGCGATATTGCCCGCGAGCAAGTTCAAGAATGGCTAAACTCTTTCAAAGGTAGAAACTAAAAGTTGATCGAGGCGCAATTTCATCTGTAAATCTCGGAAAGTGCAGCCATAAGCATCAGTAGTGGAGAAAATCTATCGGCAATTCTGCCTAAAAGGTTGAAGGTTAGAGCTTAGAAGTTCGGAGTTTGAGTGTAGAACTTGACATTTCGAGTTAAAAGGTCGAAGTTCCGAGTTCCAAGCTCTAGCCTTCGAGTTCAGAAGTCAAAGTTCCAAGTTAAAAGGTCGAAGTTCCGAGTTCAGAAGTCGAAGTTTCAAGTTAAAAGGTCGAAGTTCCGAGTTCAGTGGTTGAAGTTGCAAGTTAAAAGGTCGAAGTTCCGAGTTATAAATACATGTCACCATAAAAAATGTGCCCAAATTAAGCTGCGACGTTGAATAGCCCACTCTAGACATCGCCTTTAAAATAATCAATAAAATCAAGTGCAGTTTTTATAGATGGCAGAATATGACAACCTTTGTAAAATACTCGCAGAAAAATACCCCCGTGATTTTATCCGTTGGTTATTAAATCAAGAACCGCGAACAATTGAAATTTTAAAAACCGAATTAAGCATCGAACCGATACGTGCTGATTCAGTAACATTTCTGCAAACAGAAAATCGGATTTTACACCTAGAATTTCAAACCACAATCAAATCCCAAAAACCAATTTCTCTGCGGATGCTAGATTACTATGTCCGATTGACACGGAGATACCAAGTTCCTGTTACGCAGGTAGTGATTTTCTTACAAGAGACAAGTGACGAAATCGCTTTTACTGAAGAATACCCCTCTTCTGTCACTCTCCGAAAACTTTTGCCATTTCTGAATTCTAGAGCTTTTGTATAGCCTGCGATCGCGCGATTATTTCCTAATAACAAATACAAGACCGATTTTTTTCTAATAGTATAGCTTGTATTCATTGCCTCATGAGGCTTCTAGCGATCGCCCTCACGGAAAGTGACAAAAGAGGGATACAGCGCTTCCGGCTATTATGCAATACAGTTTTTCTCCTTGCCCTCTCCTATCAAAGCTTTCAGATTTGAGGATGTACCTCATAGCTGCCGTAAGTGCTGTATGTCAGCGAAGTCACAACCCACCGTTATCGGGTTATCCGAATGTGGGAACAAGATTCGACACTATTTCTTAGCAATCTGGCGTTATTACCTTTAGCACCGTTAACGCGAACAGATTCAGCCCAAGCGTTATTATCACAGGTTGCCGAGGAAATTGCTAAAATTTCAGATATCGAGACCAGACAAAATACTGCTGCTTACACGGAGATTTTAGCAGGGTTGAAGTTTGAGAAAGATTTTATTCATCAATTATTGCGGGAAGATATTATGCAAGAATCAGTGATTTATCAGGAGATTTTACAGAAGGGAGAACAAAGGGGAGAACAAAGAGGAGAACAAAAAGAAGCTTTTCGCTTCTTAAATCGCCAGTTAAATCGGCGATTTGGAGAAATCGATTCATCAATAGTTGAGACAATTCGAGTCTTATCTACTGAACAATTGGAACAATTAGGAGAAGAGTTTTTAGATTTTTCCAATGTATCTGATTTAGTTGCTTGGCTTGAGCAAAATACAAGCAGTTAAAACAATTCGTAATTACGAATTAGTTAAAGCAAGCTTGCACGCAGCCTGTCTGAACAGGAGAAGCAAGTGGCGTGCATTGGGCTTCTAGGAACGAACATGACTCACCGAACCTTATCAATTCCATGTCTATGCATCACTTTCTGAGTTTTACCTTGTGGAGTAATTCATCTTTAATACGGTTGAGAATTGAAGTTTCATCCAGGTTTGCCAAAATCCGATTAATCACTGCTTTTGGCCCATCAGGGCCCCAAGTCGCCCCGTTAGCTAAATAAACTTTGGTAACTTGTCCAATCCCGTAAGAAGAAACACCAGCTACTCCCGCTTGCGTGATTGCCACCGATATATAAGGACCCAACGCAACACCTGCGGTAGCTGTTGCAGAGATACCAAGTAAAGTTTTTAATCCACTCAAGCCCAAATTTGCTAACAATTCACTTGCACCAATTCCGCCCATACTCAGGGCGATTTTTTGTAGCAATTGTACAGCCCCGGCTTCGGTCATAGAGAAGCCATAGAGTTTAGATAAACCCAAAATCAGAGCAATATCAATAACCACACTACTCAGAATATCTACCACAGTTACGGGATTAAGTGCGATCGCTAATGCCTTGGTCATCACAGCCTTCCAAATCAACTGATTAGCGTTCACCTCCCGAATCATCAGTTTTCGTTCTATCAACTGCTCATTTACGATATCCGCATAAAGCATAGTATTAAGAGCAACCAAAGCTTTACCCTCACGGTGCAGAATCTCCAATATTTTCAGCTTGAGTTCCTCAACTTGGGCATTACCTGTACGCAACTGTATGCCCCTAGTGCCATCAGGGCGACGAATCGCCGTCTTCACCAATGGCGATGCCGCAGCCATGACAATTTCCAAAGGTGTGAGTAATTCCCGCACCCTTTCATCCCGGATTTTGTGATAAATTGCCATCCGGTCTGCTTCTGGATACTGGTCTACTTTGTTAAACACCAGAATGATCGGTTTACCTGCTTCCCGTAACTGAGAAAGGGCAGCGTATTCTAGCTTTGTCATGTCGCCAGATATCACAAACAGAATCAAATCTGCTTGTTTTGCAATCTGTTCAGCTAATGCGGCACGGGTTGCACCATCTACTTCATCTAACCCAGGAGTGTCAATTAATTCCACCTGAGATTGACCTACACCAGGGAGAGTAACTCGCAAAGCACGTTCAGTTTCTCCAATCGCTTCCTCACTAATACTCCAATTAACTCTTTGTGCAGCACGAGTGACACCATGTAGCGGCCCAGTTTCAAATACTGTTTGCCCAACCAAAGAATTGAGTAGAGAAGACTTACCACGTCCCACCATGCCAAAAGCCGCAATCTGCACCACCATGCGGTCTAACTTTCCCAGCATAGTTTCCAAATCAGCAATTTCCGTCTCCAATCCGGTTTTTTCTTGGGGGGTGAGGTCGAGATTGGCTACCAAGTTTCGCAACGCCGTTTGTGCTTGTTTATAGTTTAGTTCCGTCTGAATATCTTCAAAACTGAAAATGGCACTATCCAGTTCTTCCTCCCAACTGAGAGAGTTTGCGCCAGTGTTGGCGGAATCGCTTTGATGAGGTTCAGGTACGGGCAATGTCGAAGTCATATTAATTTTAGATTTTAGATTTTAGATTTTAGATTTTAAATACACCCCGTCTACTATCCTAGTTATTTTTAGGAGCGGTTTGGCGATATGACGCAGACAAAGGAGACAAGAGGAATAAGTATGCCCAATGCCCAATGCCCAATGCCCCATGCCCCATGCCCCATGACCAATGACTAATGACTAATGACTAATGACTAATGACTAACAAAAAGTCATAAACTGAAAAATGCATCTAAATAACTCGTTAGGATCTTGACTAAATTACCTGTGCGGAAAATCGTTATTGCCGGCAACTGGAAAATGTATAAAACCCAGGCAGAAACCCAAGAGTTTCTACGAGGATTTCTGCCCCACTTAGAGGAAACCCCCCAAGGGCGAGAAGTGATATTGTGCCCTCCTTTCACTGATTTAAGCGTTTTGTCCAAGACTTTGCACGGTAGCCTCATCCAACTGGGGGCACAAAATATCCATTGGGAAGAATATGGAGCCTATACAGGTGAGATTTCTGGGCCAATGCTGACAGAAAGTGGTGTGCGCTTTGTAATTGTCGGTCATAGCGAACGACGACAATACTTTGGTGAAACGGACGCAACCGTTAATCTGCGCCTCCGAACTGCTCAAAGGTTTGGTTTGACCCCTATTCTCTGTGTTGGCGAAACTAAACAACAACGAGATGCGGGAGAAACTGAATCACTGATTTCTCTCCAACTCGACAAAGGCTTACTAGATATTGATCAAAGTAATTTGGTGATTGCCTATGAACCGATTTGGGCGATTGGCACCGGTGAAACTTGTGAAGCAGTGGAAGCTAATCGAATTATTGGCTTAATTCGTAGCCAGTTGAGTAATGCAAATGTATCAATTCAATATGGTGGCTCAGTTAAGCCGAACAATATTGATGAGATCATGGCTCAACCAGAAATTGATGGTGTTTTAGTCGGAGGAGCAAGTTTGGAAGCTGAGAGTTTCGCTCGAATTGTAAATTTTCAGTCACTGTAATGTGTCTTTTTCTCGTTCCCATGCTCTGCATGGGAATACCTAATGTAGATTTATGCCAAGCAACTTGATAATTCGGGGACGCTGTTTCGACTGGGGACAGCGGACTTATTTAATGGGCATTTTGAATGTGACGCCTGATAGTTTTAGTGATGGGGGTGAGTTTAACACTACCTCTGCTGCTTTAATACAGACGCAAGCACTGGTAGCTGCTGGTGCTGACATTATCGACGTGGGCGGTCAATCAACTCGACCAGGGGCAAAGCAAATAACTCCGGCAGAGGAACTTGACCGGGTTTTATCGGTGTTACAGGTGCTAAGACCAGAAATTTCAGTCCCTATTTCTGTAGATACTACCCGTGCTGCTGTAGCCAAGGCATCTGTAGAAGCTGGAGCGGATATTATTAATGACATTTCTGGCGGCACTTTTGACTCAGAAATGTTACCAACAGTTGCAGAGTTAGGTGTGCCGATTATTTTAATGCATATCCGGGGAACACCACAGACAATGCAGCAACAGACTGATTATCAAGATTTGCTCGGAGAAATTTATAGTTTTTTAGATCAGCAAATTGGGGTAGCAACTGCTGCGGGCATCGACCTGAATAAAATTATTGTTGATCCTGGTATTGGCTTTGCTAAGAACTATGAGCAAAATTTAGAAATTTTTCGCCGCTTGCGCTCGCTCCTAGCACTTAATTGTCCTATCTTGGTAGGAGCATCCCGTAAAAGTTTTATTGGTCGCATTTTAAATCAACCAGATCCCAAAGCACGAGTTTGGGGAACGGCAGCAGCTTGTTGTGCTGCTATTTTTAATGGCGCTGATATCCTCCGAGTTCACGATGTTCAAGAAATGCGTGATGTTTCACTAGTAGCCGATGCGCTACTGAGAAAAGCCTCACAGAATGACTGTTAAGTATTACCGTTTTCGGATTTTTTGCCATTACCTTCGGTATTTACTGACTCAGCTATCAACTCCTGAAACATTTCACTTGAGTTAGCTGGATCTACAAAGACAATTTTGGCATTATTGCTCTCACCAAGTTTTTGGCTAGCATCTACGTAATCTTGAGCTACAAGATACCGCAGAATGTCCCTACTATCTGGATTAGAACGTAGAGCTTGAGAAATAATTTGCACTGAAGCCAAAGTTCCTTCTGCTTTTTTAATCGCAGCTTCCTTTTCCCCTTCTGCTTCAGTAATCAGCGCCCGTTTTTTGATTTCAGCAGCTTGCTGCTCTTCCCTCGACTTTCGTACACTCTCAGGTAGGGTAATTCTCTGAAGGTCTAACCGGAGAATCTCAACTCCCCAATCTGCCGTTATCTCATTCAACTGGTCTATGATAGCTGAGTGCATCTCCGCTCTGGAGACATTTGTCTGCTCTAGAGTGTTTTGGGCAATGATTTCGCGGAGCGTGGTTGTAGTTACCTGTATCAGTGCCCCTTGCAGATCCTCAATAGCATAAAAGCTTTTCTCAATATCTCTAATGCGCCAGTAGACAATAGCATCCACTTCCACGTAAATATTATCTTGGGTGATCACATTCTGGGGTTTGATGTCTAAAAACTGCTCTCGTGTAGTATCTTCCATCACAATCTGATCTACCAAGGGAACAATAAAGTTTAGCCCAGGTTTAAGTTTCCGATGATACTGCCCTAGGCGTTCCACTAGGGCTTCATTACCTTGATTAATCAGTTTTGCAGAACCTAAGGCATAACCTATAAGCACTAAAACTATAAAAATGATTGGCTCCATATATACTCCTATTCAGCTTTTGGGAGAATTTAGTGTCAAGGATATGCTAATACCTTGTCATATCTTTGAGTTTAATGTTTTGAGTCTGTAATTTTATGAACACCAGCAGCGTACATATTCTGTAAGTAGCCTGTTTTGCGGAATGCGATCGCTATTAAAGCACCTTGATAAAATGCTGGCAAGGACTACTTTATCTAATCAATATTACTTATACTGGCATTTTCAGATGCTTAGTCATTTAATTCCGTATATATACTTAAGCATATTTAAGTATATGTAAAATTTTCAAAGCTCCCTATAATCGGATTAAAATTGGCTTCAGCTATTAAAAATGCAAAAATATTATGGTCGGGCTGTTAATTAGACTTATAGGTTTAATCCTACTTTTTACAGGCTTACACTTTTTTAGCCAAAACATTATATTTGTTAGCGGTTACTATCTACCTTTTTTTAGCAGATTACCTGCTACTGTTTACGTATCAGCGATTATAGCAGGTGCATTTGTATTAGTGTTTTTTATGAGACAAG
It includes:
- a CDS encoding GTP-binding protein, yielding MTSTLPVPEPHQSDSANTGANSLSWEEELDSAIFSFEDIQTELNYKQAQTALRNLVANLDLTPQEKTGLETEIADLETMLGKLDRMVVQIAAFGMVGRGKSSLLNSLVGQTVFETGPLHGVTRAAQRVNWSISEEAIGETERALRVTLPGVGQSQVELIDTPGLDEVDGATRAALAEQIAKQADLILFVISGDMTKLEYAALSQLREAGKPIILVFNKVDQYPEADRMAIYHKIRDERVRELLTPLEIVMAAASPLVKTAIRRPDGTRGIQLRTGNAQVEELKLKILEILHREGKALVALNTMLYADIVNEQLIERKLMIREVNANQLIWKAVMTKALAIALNPVTVVDILSSVVIDIALILGLSKLYGFSMTEAGAVQLLQKIALSMGGIGASELLANLGLSGLKTLLGISATATAGVALGPYISVAITQAGVAGVSSYGIGQVTKVYLANGATWGPDGPKAVINRILANLDETSILNRIKDELLHKVKLRK
- the tpiA gene encoding triose-phosphate isomerase; protein product: MRKIVIAGNWKMYKTQAETQEFLRGFLPHLEETPQGREVILCPPFTDLSVLSKTLHGSLIQLGAQNIHWEEYGAYTGEISGPMLTESGVRFVIVGHSERRQYFGETDATVNLRLRTAQRFGLTPILCVGETKQQRDAGETESLISLQLDKGLLDIDQSNLVIAYEPIWAIGTGETCEAVEANRIIGLIRSQLSNANVSIQYGGSVKPNNIDEIMAQPEIDGVLVGGASLEAESFARIVNFQSL
- a CDS encoding RpnC/YadD family protein, which translates into the protein MAEYDNLCKILAEKYPRDFIRWLLNQEPRTIEILKTELSIEPIRADSVTFLQTENRILHLEFQTTIKSQKPISLRMLDYYVRLTRRYQVPVTQVVIFLQETSDEIAFTEEYPSSVTLRKLLPFLNSRAFV
- a CDS encoding SPFH domain-containing protein, whose protein sequence is MEPIIFIVLVLIGYALGSAKLINQGNEALVERLGQYHRKLKPGLNFIVPLVDQIVMEDTTREQFLDIKPQNVITQDNIYVEVDAIVYWRIRDIEKSFYAIEDLQGALIQVTTTTLREIIAQNTLEQTNVSRAEMHSAIIDQLNEITADWGVEILRLDLQRITLPESVRKSREEQQAAEIKKRALITEAEGEKEAAIKKAEGTLASVQIISQALRSNPDSRDILRYLVAQDYVDASQKLGESNNAKIVFVDPANSSEMFQELIAESVNTEGNGKKSENGNT
- the folP gene encoding dihydropteroate synthase, producing the protein MPSNLIIRGRCFDWGQRTYLMGILNVTPDSFSDGGEFNTTSAALIQTQALVAAGADIIDVGGQSTRPGAKQITPAEELDRVLSVLQVLRPEISVPISVDTTRAAVAKASVEAGADIINDISGGTFDSEMLPTVAELGVPIILMHIRGTPQTMQQQTDYQDLLGEIYSFLDQQIGVATAAGIDLNKIIVDPGIGFAKNYEQNLEIFRRLRSLLALNCPILVGASRKSFIGRILNQPDPKARVWGTAAACCAAIFNGADILRVHDVQEMRDVSLVADALLRKASQNDC